The window CTCGGGGGTTGCacccatggttttaaaaatctaGAATCAGATCAATGAATTGACGATCGGATTGAGATCAAAATTATCATGATTGATTTAGTCAATTATATTCTATTTTCAATCAATTTTGGCTGATTCCAATCCTCTCCGACTGATTCagattattttagttttttttaaacctttggTTGCACCCTCAGTTAACAATTAAGTAAACTTTGGACTTGTTAAATAATGGTTTACTTAATtgattatctctctctctctcgaattCTGATCTACTTGATTATTTCATCGACGTAAAATTGACTTGAAGGACTAAATTTCTCgtgatatcaccttcaattcgAGGTCAATGCACAGACTCCaaaataaagttacaaattGATAAATCTACTTAAAAAGGTTTCTAAAGTTAATTTTGGATGTTATAATTGTTTTAAACATTAGAATTTAAAAGCAtgaatttcaaataaaaattccaaaattttatgAGAATAATGctcttttattttgtaaatataAACGTTTTAGCCTGTAACATCCGTTTTCCAATTTTTactgtttatttataattttttaccatttaaaaccTGTACCATTAGAGTCCGTGTTTTTAACCGTTTCCGATTTTGCTAATTATGGTTGCACCCATTAGTAATAAATACCTCAATGGTCTAGAAGAAATAGGTACCCAGATAATATCTGCATTAGCtggatttggaaaagaggaCCTGGAAAGGATCAAGCACCATGAGCCTATTCCATTTCCACATGGACGGTCGACCCTTTCAAAAACCAACCTTGAGAGGACCTGGTCACGGTGGTATCTTATAGAGCTTGTGTCCTCCACAATTTGATTCTGTGAATCTGATCTATTCTACTACTTTGTCATACTGGTCGGTTCTCCATTATTTTGCCACGTGTCATATAACGGTCATAAACGTTAAAATTTTCCCGTCCATAATCCATAAATTTcgccttttttttgttggaaccGTCCATATATTTCGTAACGCAACGGTAACCTGCACATTAAATATTTCGCCAATAACAATTCGACATCTGTGTAGAAACAGAACCTTCCGCACTAAGAATTAAAGAATCGGGAGGAGTGAGGAGCACCGAAAATACCTCATGAGGGCCAACTCCATTACACCACAAATAACGCAGTTGACCATTGAACAGGttttaaactttaaaaaaatggaaatcgtTTCGAAAAGACGCCATTAACACggatctctctctatctctctttctctttctctccatctttgtGACTTTGACTCGTTTTGCTTTAAATACCTTCTCCTCTCAATCTCTTCTCATCAAACAATCCGAACCAGACAAAAATTTACAAAGTATTCAGATCAAGAACAACACAAAGCAACGAGCCAACGAAGACTATGTCTTGTGCCATTGCAGTGGCCAATTCTCCTGTTTTTTCACCGTCGACGgctagggtttcttcttctctcttttgcaaGATCAGTACTTGTTCGTCCCCTGACGCTATATCTCTTACCCTGAATCACCATCATGGATCATCTTCGGCGGCGGCTTCTTCATCTTGTgggtctccttcttcttcttcttgttcttcaccGTCTTCACCTTTCAGGTTACGGTTTCAGAAGCCACTGAGCGGGTTTAGAACTTCGAAGAAGGAAAGTTCACCGCCGACGCTTTTGAAGAGGAAGAGACCGGCTAAGATTGATATTCCGATTTCTGCTTTGAGTTTCGCCGGCACGACGACTCCTGCGTCGGCAGAGGTGCTGAGGGAGGTGGAGTTTGAGAGGGATGGGGTCTCTGTTTACTGTAAGAAAGGGAGAAGGGAGGCCATGGAGGATCGGTATTCTGCGGTCTTTGATCTCCAAGGAGATCCCAAACAGGTATGTTGATGTCCTGTTCAGCTGTTTTTtgttctcacttttttttttttttttcctcccttttttctACTGTTTCTGCTTTCAGAGTTGTAAGAGATTCGTGGTTTTTGGGTATTTCATTGCAGGCTTTCTTTGGTGTCTTCGATGGACATGGAGGTGCAAAAGCTGCAGAGTTCGCAGCAGAGAATTTGGATAAGAATATTATGGATGAATTGACGAGGATGAGGGGAGGAAACGAAATTGAGGAAGCTATTAAAAGTGGGTACCTCACCACAGACTCAGAGTTTCTGAAAGAGGACCTCCGTGGTGGGACTTGCTGTGTTACGGCACTGATTACGAAAGGTGATCTTGTGGTCTCTAACGCTGGTGATTGTCGAGCTGTTATGAGCAGAGTAGGAATCGCAGAAGCCCTCACGTTAGATCACCGGCCTTCGAGGGTGGATGAGAAAGAGAGGATAGAGGCCCTGGTAAGCCTACATTCCTGATCCTCTTCATTACTCTAAATGGGAATCACTATTTGGTGTTTATTGCTGTAAACCGAAATTTTGTTTGAATTGTGACTGATGAATCTACTGCAATTATGTTTTCAGGGTGGCTATGTGGATTCCTGTCATGGTGTGTGGAGATTACAGGGGTCTCTTGCTGTATCAAGAGGAATTGGAGATCGATCCCTCAAAGAATGGGTGACAGCAGAGCCAGAGACTAAAGTTTTAAAGATTAGTCCCGAATGCGAGTTCTTAATTCTAGCATCTGATGGCCTATGGGATAAGGTAACGTATTTGATTGttctcctttctattttttgctTCTCTAGTAATCTTCCATTAGTCTCTCATTTGATTATTTGAATCCATCAACTCAAAATTGTTCTGTTCTTATTTTTCCAGGTTGATAATCAAGAAGCTGTGGATATAGTTCGTCCTCTCAGCATTAGCACTGATAAGCCAGAGTTGATGTCTGCATGCAGAAAGCTTGCGGAGCTTTCTGTTATGCGAGGCTCAGGTGATGATATTAGTGTCATGGTAATTCAATTTGGTCGTTTTATATGACTTGATGGAGCTCTTACAGTGAGACAGAAGAATTATTTTGCACAATGCCATAGCAGATGCCAATTTGATTCCAGCTTGCAAGTGTTTTTTTGAAGAAACTTGCAATTTTAGAAGATTAGGTTCAGGCTTTTGAAATACTTACTGAGCTGAAGAGAAGACAGGTCCCCAAGTCCCCCCTTAGATTCTATTATGGAGAAAGGGCAGGGCTCCTTGAGTCGAAGAGCCTCGATTTATTGTGAATTCCCCACATTTATT is drawn from Telopea speciosissima isolate NSW1024214 ecotype Mountain lineage chromosome 1, Tspe_v1, whole genome shotgun sequence and contains these coding sequences:
- the LOC122648800 gene encoding probable protein phosphatase 2C 25, whose amino-acid sequence is MSCAIAVANSPVFSPSTARVSSSLFCKISTCSSPDAISLTLNHHHGSSSAAASSSCGSPSSSSCSSPSSPFRLRFQKPLSGFRTSKKESSPPTLLKRKRPAKIDIPISALSFAGTTTPASAEVLREVEFERDGVSVYCKKGRREAMEDRYSAVFDLQGDPKQAFFGVFDGHGGAKAAEFAAENLDKNIMDELTRMRGGNEIEEAIKSGYLTTDSEFLKEDLRGGTCCVTALITKGDLVVSNAGDCRAVMSRVGIAEALTLDHRPSRVDEKERIEALGGYVDSCHGVWRLQGSLAVSRGIGDRSLKEWVTAEPETKVLKISPECEFLILASDGLWDKVDNQEAVDIVRPLSISTDKPELMSACRKLAELSVMRGSGDDISVMVIQFGRFI